A genomic stretch from Deltaproteobacteria bacterium includes:
- a CDS encoding NADH-quinone oxidoreductase subunit D (Catalyzes the transfer of electrons from NADH to quinone) has protein sequence MTIRPNALPTQEMTINMGPQHPSTHGVLRVILTTDGEVVTRAVP, from the coding sequence ATGACGATCCGGCCCAACGCGCTCCCCACGCAGGAGATGACGATCAACATGGGGCCGCAGCACCCGAGCACCCACGGGGTGCTCCGGGTGATCCTCACCACCGACGGCGAGGTGGTGACCCGCGCGGTGCC